Proteins found in one Chondrinema litorale genomic segment:
- a CDS encoding glycoside hydrolase family 130 protein, with protein MKQDSFESRLTKLSTEYEELITRKNVEELPGNGIFTRYKYPILTAAHTPIFWRYDFNETRNPFFMERLGINTVFNAGAMEFNGKYLVACRVESNDVKSFIAIAESDNGVDNFRFWDYPIVMPETDDPDMNVYDMRLVKHEDGWIYGLFCTERKDINAAPFDTSAANAQCGIARTKDLVSWERLTDLKTKSAQQRNCVLHPEFINGKYAFYTRPMDGFISTGTGGGIGWGMCDSIENAVIEDEILIDEKIYHTVKEVKNGLGPAPIKTDEGWLHLAHGVRKTAAGLRYVLYAFMCDLEEPSKVIYKPGGHFMAPQGIERVGDVSNVLFSNGWIAKENGDVFIYYGSSDTRMHVATTTVTKLLDYVKNTPEDAGRTAACVKQRVDFISRNLQEKPELAYFKNK; from the coding sequence ATGAAACAAGATAGTTTTGAAAGTAGGTTAACTAAGCTCAGTACAGAATATGAAGAACTGATTACAAGAAAAAACGTTGAAGAACTTCCCGGAAACGGAATTTTTACAAGATATAAATATCCCATCTTAACAGCTGCACACACTCCTATTTTCTGGCGATACGATTTTAATGAAACCCGCAATCCATTTTTTATGGAAAGGCTTGGTATCAATACCGTTTTCAATGCTGGTGCTATGGAATTTAATGGTAAATATCTGGTGGCCTGTAGAGTTGAAAGCAACGATGTAAAATCCTTTATCGCCATTGCAGAAAGTGATAATGGTGTTGATAATTTTAGATTCTGGGATTACCCTATTGTAATGCCTGAAACAGATGATCCAGATATGAATGTGTACGACATGAGGTTGGTTAAACACGAAGATGGTTGGATATACGGATTATTCTGTACAGAGAGAAAAGATATAAATGCAGCTCCTTTCGATACTTCAGCAGCAAATGCACAATGTGGCATTGCACGTACAAAAGACCTTGTAAGCTGGGAGCGTTTAACAGATCTTAAAACCAAATCTGCACAACAAAGAAACTGCGTATTACACCCAGAATTTATAAATGGTAAATATGCATTTTATACCAGACCAATGGATGGTTTTATTTCTACCGGAACAGGTGGTGGCATTGGCTGGGGAATGTGCGATTCAATTGAAAATGCAGTAATTGAAGACGAAATTTTAATCGACGAAAAAATATATCATACAGTAAAAGAAGTAAAAAATGGCTTAGGCCCTGCCCCAATCAAAACTGATGAAGGCTGGCTACATTTGGCACATGGTGTTAGAAAAACCGCAGCCGGATTACGCTATGTACTTTACGCTTTTATGTGTGACTTAGAAGAACCAAGCAAAGTAATTTATAAACCAGGTGGGCATTTTATGGCTCCACAAGGTATTGAGAGAGTGGGAGATGTTTCTAATGTGCTATTTAGTAATGGATGGATAGCTAAAGAAAATGGTGATGTATTTATTTATTATGGTTCTTCAGATACGCGTATGCATGTGGCTACTACTACAGTTACCAAATTATTAGACTATGTAAAAAACACCCCTGAAGATGCCGGCAGAACAGCTGCATGTGTAAAACAACGTGTCGATTTTATATCGAGAAATCTTCAGGAAAAACCAGAATTAGCATATTTTAAAAATAAATAG